From a region of the Lactuca sativa cultivar Salinas chromosome 4, Lsat_Salinas_v11, whole genome shotgun sequence genome:
- the LOC111917712 gene encoding ascorbate-specific transmembrane electron transporter 1 codes for MANKRATYSMLAFPVHLLVISIAALVLFWLIGFREGFALSSSIKMKIFNLHPLLMVLGFLIFSGEAMIAYKAIPTPRTVVKIIHLTLHFIALVSGIFGVYAVFKFHDELKVPHMYTLHSWIGMSTIVLFGLQLILGFVTFLFPGAESATRARFSPWHVSAGVLIFFMAIVTTETGLIEKFIFQQLKRGQEALLVNFIGLLILLFGISVIVTVVLPIRRK; via the exons ATGGCAAATAAACGTGCGACTTATTCGATGTTAGCATTTCCTGTACATCTGTTGGTAATATCAATCGCTGCCCTTGTTCTATTTTGGCTCATAGGCTTTAGGGAAGGCTTTGCTCTCTCATCATCCATAAAAATGAAGATTTTCAAC TTGCATCCGCTTCTCATGGTACTCGGATTCCTTATTTTTTCAGGCGAAG caatgattgcATACAAGGCGATCCCGACACCGAGAACAGTGGTTAAAATAATTCACCTAACATTGCACTTTATCGCACTTGTCTCCGGAATATTTGGCGTTTATGCGGTCTTCAAGTTTCACGATGAACTTAAAGTGCCACATATGTACACATTACATTCATGGATAGGCATGTCAACCATCGTTTTATTTGGTCTTCAG ttgatatTGGGATTTGTAACTTTTTTATTCCCGGGCGCTGAGTCAGCAACACGCGCAAGATTCTCTCCATGGCATGTTTCTGCAGGTGTGTTGATATTTTTCATGGCGATAGTGACTACTGAGACGGGATTAATAGAGAAGTTTATTTTCCAACAGTTGAAACGTGGTCAAGAAGCACTTTTGGTCAATTTCATTGGATTGCTGATATTACTTTTTGGGATTTCTGTAATTGTAACTGTTGTCCTTCCAATAAGAAGGAAATAA